The DNA sequence AACACCCTCCAGGGCCTTGGCCCCTTCTTTTCGGGTTAAAAGAAAGGCGATCTGGCCATAGGTTTTCAAGGCCGGGCTGTCAGGGGAGCGCTCCTGTAAGGCCCGAATATTGGCCGCCATAACCAAAGGCAACAATTTGGCACAAACCAATCCGTGAGGGGCCGGGAACATCCCGCCAATGGGTGCAGCCAATCCATGGACCGCCCCCAAGCCGGCATTGGCCAGGGCCAGTCCCCCGAAAAGACTGGCCAGGGCCATATCCTGACGGGCGGCGGCGTTAGTTCCTTCTTCGTAGGCCTTTCGTAAGGAGTTGGCTACGAGGGAGACACCTTCTCGGCACAGGGTGTCGGTCATCGGATTGGCTTTAAGGGATACCAGGGGTTCGATGAGTTGGGTCAGGGCATCCAGGCCGGTGGCGGCCGTAACCTGAGGAGGAAGAGAGTAGGTCAAGGTGGGGTCGATGACGGCCACTTTGTGCAGCATCAGGGGACTGCGCAAACTGACTTTGACCTTATGCTTCGGAGAAGCCAATACGGCATTTCGGGTCACTTCGGCCCCAGTGCCGGCTGTCGTCGGGACGGCAAAATACGGGAGGGGAGGGGAGGTCAGGGGCCGGGATTGTCCTATTACTTCCAGATAGTCTTCGATTTTTTCTTTGTTGGTCGCCAGAGCGGCTATGGCCTTCCCGGCATCGACAACGCTTCCACCGCCGAATCCGATGACCAGATCCGATTCAGATTCCCTGGCCAGGACGGCCCCCTGCTGAATGCGGTCGATGGTTGGTTCCCCGGGGACCTGGAAGGTAACGGTTTTGATCCTTTCCCGGTCCAATAAGGCCAGCAGGGGTTCAACCCTCGAAAAATTTTGTCCTAAAACCACAAAGGCCCGTCTTCCTGTTTCACCGGCCAGCGGACCGATCTGCTTCAGGGTCCCGGGACCGAAAATGATTCGACCGGCTGTGGCGAACTCAAAGACCAACGTTACCCCCAACCCTGTTCATCCGGGAAGATATTCTTGTATTTCAGACTGGTCCGGGGTTCGGTCATCATTTGCTCAACCCTGTCTCGCCATTTTTTATAATGGGCCGTCTCTTTATGCCGGCCTGGATCTTCTTCCGTCCGGTAGACCTCCACCAAAAGAAATCGGGCGGGGTCATCGATCTGCTGGATGACATCAAAACGGGCGATCCCCGGCTCTAAAACACTCTGGCGGGCATTTTCCCCGGTTGCTTCGGCAAAAGCCTCGATAAATTCGGGTTTGATATGGGCCTTGACCTGAATGATCAGCATCGCCTGTTCTCCTTAAAAATGTTTTCTTCCACGACATATTTTCTTCCAAACACTACAAAAATGCAATCCGAATTTTAAATTTGATTTTTCCCCTGACTTTTAGTATTTCTCCATTAAGGTAAGCTTCATATTATTTAAATTTTCTGAGGGGTTAGCCCGACAGATCGGATACGGCGAAACGGGGCCATTTTGCGGCGCCACGCCTTGGCGATTCTTTTGATGCGTATCTTAACCTTCTTTATTGAGGGCATATGCGTCGTGATCGAATGGAGATTATGGGAGATGAACCTATGGTTACTGGATTGACTGCACGTTTGTTTTTGGCCGTTGTGGTTGTTGCTGTGGTGCTCGGGAATTTTGCTGGCCATTCCTTTGCAGCAGACAAAGCAAAGGCATTGGAGTTGTCGAAGGCACGTTCTCATGAAGAAGCAACCCCGACTGGGCTATGTGCTCATGAGCGAGATTGCCAGAATCGAAGGCCAGCGTCTACGCGCCATGGATCTGAAATAAGACTTTGCCTTATTTTTATATTGGTGGGTTGCACTGCATTCCACCCACCCTACAGGAGATCAAAGGTTAATGAAGACACAGATAAGTTTTCAGACCATGCAGAGAGGCAATAATCAAAAATAAAGTGAATATATGCCGAAAATGAGCAGTGATTTCGTTATAAAGACCATGAACCGGGAAGAAATCGATTTAGCCATGGAGTGGGCGGCCCGGGAGGGCTGGAACCCGGGGCTGCATGACGCCGATTGTTTTTATCAGACCGATCCTCAAGGCTTCCTGATCGGCACCATCAATTCTACGCCCATAGGTTGTATTTCCGCGGTTTCCTACCATCATGTTTTCGGGTTCATCGGCTTCTATATCGTGGCGCCGGAATATCGCGGCAAAGGGTACGGTATCCGGTTATGGGATGCGGCCATGAATCGGCTGGACAACCAAAATGTGGGTTTGGATGGTGTTTTGGAACAGCAGGAAAATTATAAGAAATCCGGTTTCAGATTGGCCTACGGCAATAGCCGCTTTGAGTCCCTGTCCGTAAAAACGGTTTCTCCGGATAGGGCGGAACTGAGGGCGATTCAGGAAATTCCATTCCACAAAATTCAGGAATATGATCGCCAATGTTTTCCTGCCGAAAGAACAGCCTTTCTCCGCGCCTGGCTCCGCATGCCGGAGGCCCATGGAGTAGGGGTTGTTGAAAAGGGAGAACTGCAGGGATACGGGCTGATCCGAAAATGTCGCCGGGGCTATAAAATCGGCCCCCTTTTTGCGGAGGACCCAGGCACGGCGGAAGCGATCTTTTTGGACCTTTCTTCCCGGGCCGAAGAAAAGGAGGTTGTCTACCTGGATATTCCGGAAAGGAACCCGGCGGCCCTGGTCCTGGCCGGGAAATACGGTATGCAAAAAGTCTTCTCAACCGCCAGGATGTACACCGGAAAAGAGCCGGAAATCCCCTTGAGTAAAGTATTCGGGGTAACGACTTTTGAATTGGGGTAAGGGCTGAAAGGTCTTATCGACCTATAAGGACCAGGCCAGCTTTTTAATGATATCGACGGCGATGCAATAGGTTTGGTCCTGCCCGGTAGGAAGTTGGCGACCGGCGGTGCGGGGGTTGATCTCGCACAGGTCAAAACCGGCCAATCCGATCCCGCGCTTTAATACATCCCGCAGATAACCGATCACGCGCAGCAATTGCGGCCCGTTCAACCCCTGACGATCCAAAAAGCGAACCCCTTCGAGGGCGTTGCGGGCCCCGATGTCCAGATCGATGGAGATATAAACCCAGGGGGTGCGGATTTGTTTTAAAACGCTTTTGACCTTCGAAGGACTGATCAGGAGATCATTTTTGGTCAGCAGGGTGACGCCCTGTTTTTTTAATTTTAAAAAATAGCCGACGAATTTTTCAATCCGGGGATCCTTGATACGGAAGGCCTGTTTGGGCGGGTAGTCGCCGATTCCAAGAACATATAGGTTGTGCGGCAGAACGATTCCTTCGGATAGGAGATGATCAAGAAAAGAGCTGGCGTTGTATGAATCGGGGCGGTTGACCAAATAGGGATCATTAGGATCATGGAGGGAATCGGGGTTGGTCTCCAGGTCGTATCGGACGGCCCCGGTCATCACAGAAACCGGCAGGGCATCGGTGTGGCTGTCCAGGACAATCCAGGAGAGGTTATCCGGGCCGTACGTTTCCGCCAGCTTTTTAAAAACCCCTCCGCTCAGAGAATGATCGACGGCCAGGAGGCAGGGGATCTGGGGCAGGATCTCCTGGCCGACAAAAACGCCTACCTGGTCCGCATATTCCAGACAACCATTGCCGTCGATGAATTGAACGAACTGCTCGAGAGTAACTTTTTCTCTTTCTGTCGGCGGCGGAATAGGGCGGAGCCATCCGGGGACAGGCAGGGAGCCCCGGGCCTCATAGAGCTCGGAGGAGATCTCTTGACCAAGGACTTCCATGATCCGGACATAAGGATCATCCCAGCCGTCATCTTGGCCATCGGGCGCCATGGAAGCCCGTTTTTCTTCGATAGACTCATCGCGTTCATCTACGTCAAGGGGACAACCGAAAAAGACGGGTTTATTTTCCATAAAAGTCGAAAGGGCGCAAGGCGCAAGGCTCAGGGCGCAAGGTTTTAAAACTCAAGGGAAACAACAGACCGTACATCCATAAAAAGCAAAGTCCTAAACCCTGTGCCTTGCGCCTTATGCCTTGAACCTCTTTTCTATCTTTGCCCGTACTTCAGGGCCGCGGCCATTACGGCCTCGAGGTTTTCTTTTTTTATATCCGGCCAGAGATCGCACCCCGGCCAGAGGGCGTTGATACCGGCCTCAAAACAATTCTTGATTACGGGATCCACCTCGGAGGCATTCATCGTCACCAGGGTCCCGTAAGGGTCGAAGTTGCCGAACAGGAGCATGTCGGACCCGATTTTTTCCCGGGTTTCAGCCAGGGTGTTTTTCTGATCCACGCTCAGGGCGTCGGCTCCGCAGGCGGCCATCTGTTCGACAATCATGTCGGTGCTGCCGCAGATGTGCAGGACTTTGGGCGATTCCAGGGCGGAAAAGATTTTGGTCAAGGGAGGCTGAATCAATTTGGCAAATATCCGGGGGCTGATAATATCCGGTCCGGCGCCCATCTCCCGGATGGTGATATAATCGGCCCCTGCCTGCCGGTAGATCCGGGCGATTTGAATGATGGCCTCGGCCAATTGCATCAGGATCTCACCCACCTGGGCGGTCTTTTTAAGGGCGGCTTTGGCCAGGTCGCCGATATCGGTCAACTGACCGGCCAGGGTATAGGGTCCGAGAACCCAGGCCCCGATGGCCACTTTATCGCCCACCTCTTCTTTTAAGAGCGAAATGGCCTTGGCCACCAGGGGAATTCTCCCGGCCTTGGATAAATCCGGTATCTGGATCTTTAAGTCATCGACTTTATCGGCCACTTTTTTGGTAATCGTCGGATAAACGATGTCGGTCCGATGGGCATAATAATTCACCCCCGCCCCTAATGCCTCGGCCTCCACCCCCATATCGAAAGGAACCACGGCACTTTCAAAACCGAAAAGCTGCGACGTGGAAGCGGCTATCTTGGCCATCTTTTCCGCATCGAGATGCAGTTCGGCGAAATTCCATTGGGTCGGTTTCAGACCATGGACCGTGATATTCCCCATCCCGCTAAAGAAGGGCAGACGATCGACTTTTTCTTTTTTAAAGACCTTCAGGACTCTCTCTCTGGAACTCATTTCGGTTCCCATATTCGTGTTCCTCCTTTGTTGATTATCAAGGGTCAATATTTACTGAAAAGGATTCAAGGGGTACAAGGTTCAAGGTTCAAGGAAAACCGTAGACCGTATGCCGTGCACCTTAAACCGTAACGGCACACAAATCATAAAGTTGGGTTTCTCCGAACCTTAGACCTTGTACCCTGAACCTTATACCGTTTTTCGTCCTAAATGCTCCCTCATTTCTTCGCCGGCAGAAATTCCTGCAGATTGGGGAAGGCGTCCTTCATGTGCGGAATCCACATGGAATGGGCAAACATTTTTTCGAATTTTGGAGAAAGGGTCAATTCGATGTATTCCACCTTCCGGGCATAGTTATCGGCCTCCAGACGTTTGTCCACATTGAGTAGGGCCATCCGGGCCCCGTCACCGGCGGCATTGCCTACGGAATAGACATTCTTGGGGTCGCAATCCGGGAACATACCCAGTACAGCCGCCGAAAGCTTGTCGATGTAACTT is a window from the Deltaproteobacteria bacterium genome containing:
- a CDS encoding iron-containing alcohol dehydrogenase, whose amino-acid sequence is MVFEFATAGRIIFGPGTLKQIGPLAGETGRRAFVVLGQNFSRVEPLLALLDRERIKTVTFQVPGEPTIDRIQQGAVLARESESDLVIGFGGGSVVDAGKAIAALATNKEKIEDYLEVIGQSRPLTSPPLPYFAVPTTAGTGAEVTRNAVLASPKHKVKVSLRSPLMLHKVAVIDPTLTYSLPPQVTAATGLDALTQLIEPLVSLKANPMTDTLCREGVSLVANSLRKAYEEGTNAAARQDMALASLFGGLALANAGLGAVHGLAAPIGGMFPAPHGLVCAKLLPLVMAANIRALQERSPDSPALKTYGQIAFLLTRKEGAKALEGV
- a CDS encoding antibiotic biosynthesis monooxygenase; its protein translation is MLIIQVKAHIKPEFIEAFAEATGENARQSVLEPGIARFDVIQQIDDPARFLLVEVYRTEEDPGRHKETAHYKKWRDRVEQMMTEPRTSLKYKNIFPDEQGWG
- a CDS encoding GNAT family N-acetyltransferase, with the translated sequence MSSDFVIKTMNREEIDLAMEWAAREGWNPGLHDADCFYQTDPQGFLIGTINSTPIGCISAVSYHHVFGFIGFYIVAPEYRGKGYGIRLWDAAMNRLDNQNVGLDGVLEQQENYKKSGFRLAYGNSRFESLSVKTVSPDRAELRAIQEIPFHKIQEYDRQCFPAERTAFLRAWLRMPEAHGVGVVEKGELQGYGLIRKCRRGYKIGPLFAEDPGTAEAIFLDLSSRAEEKEVVYLDIPERNPAALVLAGKYGMQKVFSTARMYTGKEPEIPLSKVFGVTTFELG
- a CDS encoding arginase family protein produces the protein MENKPVFFGCPLDVDERDESIEEKRASMAPDGQDDGWDDPYVRIMEVLGQEISSELYEARGSLPVPGWLRPIPPPTEREKVTLEQFVQFIDGNGCLEYADQVGVFVGQEILPQIPCLLAVDHSLSGGVFKKLAETYGPDNLSWIVLDSHTDALPVSVMTGAVRYDLETNPDSLHDPNDPYLVNRPDSYNASSFLDHLLSEGIVLPHNLYVLGIGDYPPKQAFRIKDPRIEKFVGYFLKLKKQGVTLLTKNDLLISPSKVKSVLKQIRTPWVYISIDLDIGARNALEGVRFLDRQGLNGPQLLRVIGYLRDVLKRGIGLAGFDLCEINPRTAGRQLPTGQDQTYCIAVDIIKKLAWSL
- a CDS encoding methyltransferase is translated as MGTEMSSRERVLKVFKKEKVDRLPFFSGMGNITVHGLKPTQWNFAELHLDAEKMAKIAASTSQLFGFESAVVPFDMGVEAEALGAGVNYYAHRTDIVYPTITKKVADKVDDLKIQIPDLSKAGRIPLVAKAISLLKEEVGDKVAIGAWVLGPYTLAGQLTDIGDLAKAALKKTAQVGEILMQLAEAIIQIARIYRQAGADYITIREMGAGPDIISPRIFAKLIQPPLTKIFSALESPKVLHICGSTDMIVEQMAACGADALSVDQKNTLAETREKIGSDMLLFGNFDPYGTLVTMNASEVDPVIKNCFEAGINALWPGCDLWPDIKKENLEAVMAAALKYGQR